A window of Elgaria multicarinata webbii isolate HBS135686 ecotype San Diego chromosome 2, rElgMul1.1.pri, whole genome shotgun sequence contains these coding sequences:
- the PRR33 gene encoding proline-rich protein 33 — protein MLITVTPPHEPASLHLQAPPPPLLPKPSVDNLKLQRLLKKAAKKKAPLPAQPATAFRASLSPVSEASPDLEHSRRSSPLKPTDAPTYFTLNLPPRFAIKPVVHHVSSPFPKGKPFTFTVTEQRSLSTHLRLTASPGVSPLPRQRTPEPWRQPATHLPDTQVPLLPPGAAHSVFIFPEHPVSPRPAAETPVVVTHVAETHAYIHGAQAPRAKTPLLEQSAECPSSQGRPTPVHLQRSHSPSQMAPTHFVSQARPMTPKLDATSTPEPLPRTMKVEILHVPRQHAVVTSPAPQFNRPLTPGSNRGLEPHSEAQRQPSPSVLQKHIIPEAVVPAPSVISSHAVLPEGRANEQTAPLQPPAPSQSPVSPLPKPKPAMPPPRNKFSGWSRLKKHLIVESEEPQFPVSEPEPAKAEQLGEKKKTEDSHVDTGQDKRVTKSRAVKMWDAILYQMTTSKERKQQAAEKEIRKVGTFSFRRRLPLLLHRPRFDARKLKELASKPMTKITTLFEVRRIQRQPSEDAPMSFNRTASGWPAKGSDE, from the coding sequence ATGCTGATCACTGTAACGCCGCCCCATGAGCCAGCCTCTCTCCACCTGCAGGCTCCACCCCCTCCTCTTCTACCAAAGCCTAGTGTGGACAATCTGAAACTGCAGAGGCTCTTGAAGAAAGCAGCAAAGAAAAAAGCCCCGTTGCCAGCGCAGCCGGCCACAGCATTTCGGGCCAGCCTCTCCCCAGTGAGCGAAGCCAGCCCAGACTTGGAGCACAGCCGACGCTCTTCCCCACTCAAGCCTACTGACGCTCCCACATACTTCACCCTCAACCTCCCGCCCCGCTTCGCCATCAAGCCCGTCGTCCATCATGTTTCGTCCCCCTTCCCTAAAGGAAAGCCCTTCACGTTCACCGTCACGGAGCAGAGGAGCCTTTCGACGCATCTCCGGCTCACCGCCTCCCCGGGCGTATCGCCGCTTCCCAGACAGAGAACTCCTGAGCCTTGGCGGCAACCCGCAACACACCTCCCAGACACACAAGTGCCGTTGCTCCCGCCGGGAGCTGCACACTCGGTGTTCATTTTCCCTGAACACCCCGTTTCCCCCAGACCTGCAGCGGAGACCCCGGTGGTGGTCACTCACGTTGCGGAAACGCATGCCTATATCCACGGTGCGCAAGCACCAAGGGCTAAAACCCCACTGTTAGAACAGTCGGCGGAATGCCCCAGTAGCCAAGGCAGGCCCACCCCTGTTCACTTGCAGAGAAGTCACTCACCAAGCCAGATGGCACCCACACACTTTGTAAGCCAAGCCAGGCCAATGACCCCTAAGTTAGATGCTACTTCAACCCCTGAGCCTCTCCCCAGGACAATGAAAGTTGAAATACTGCACGTCCCAAGACAGCATGCAGTGGTCACCTCCCCAGCTCCTCAGTTCAATAGACCCCTGACTCCAGGAAGCAACAGAGGCCTTGAACCACACAGCGAGGCTCAGAGGCAGCCAAGTCCCAGTGTACTTCAGAAGCACATCATCCCAGAGGCAGTGGTGCCCGCTCCATCAGTGATCAGCTCCCATGCGGTTTTGCCAGAAGGTAGGGCCAACGAGCAGACCGCACCACTACAGCCACCTGCTCCTTCTCAGAGTCCTGTGAGTCCCTTACCAAAACCAAAGCCAGCAATGCCTCCTCCCAGAAACAAGTTTAGCGGCTGGTCTCGCCTCAAAAAGCACTTGATAGTGGAATCTGAAGAGCCCCAGTTTCCAGTTTCAGAACCAGAGCCAGCCAAAGCTGAACAgctgggggaaaagaagaagacagaagaCTCTCACGTTGACACCGGCCAGGACAAAAGGGTAACCAAGTCAAGAGCTGTCAAGATGTGGGACGCCATCTTATACCAGATGACAACCAGCaaggagaggaagcagcaagCAGCGGAAAAGGAAATAAGGAAAGTGGGAACATTCTCATTCCGGCGACGCCTACCCCTTCTCCTCCACAGGCCTCGTTTTGATGCCAGGAAGCTAAAAGAGCTGGCTTCCAAACCCATGACAAAGATCACTACACTGTTTGAGGTACGCCGAATCCAACGGCAGCCATCCGAGGACGCACCGATGAGTTTCAACAGGACTGCATCTGGGTGGCCGGCGAAGGGGAGTGATGAATAA